AAACACATTGAAGCTTATTGGTGTGGCCTCTTAGAGTGTACAGTGAAAAGATGTTCATGTAGGTGCATGTACTGCACTTTTTGTTACAATATATGTATGGGCAGCCATGCTATATTTCTTACCAACAATGTTCTTATTAAAATTAATGCTCCTCATTCAAACTCTAACGTTAGTTCCGGGATACCACAGACATAAGTTGTGACATTTTTAAGACTTTTAATACCCACACAGACCAAGATccccaaaaaaacaaaaagttCAGTCCAACATCACTAAGGTCAGCAAGACTCATTCAGAAGTATCCAAGCCTCCAATTTTCACCAATCTCTAAAATTTGCCATTAAAGAAATTGGTAGTTAACCAAGCATCCAATATTCCAATGTGTATTGAACTTGATAATACATGTATGGCACGGACTCTTTAAGCTGGACACGAAGTCCCTGTAAAACTGCTTATCATGCACACTTTGTGAATATGCAAAGGCAATTAATGTAAAATAATATCAGAAACTAAACTTGCTTCACAAAAATGTTATATCCTTACAAATATACCAATCGATCTTTTTGGCCTAAGCATCATAAACAATTTAAACTTTCCTAGGGATCTGTAGTTTAGCATTACAAGCATTGTAATAATTATTTCAAGCTAAACTGATATAATGTCTACATAAAGTAGGCAATGCCACACGAACATGTGACATGGATGTCAGGTCTTGATGTATCTAGAAGAATATGACACATGAAGCTTCATGAAGTTTGACATAGGACGCGTCTGTCTTATAGATTTTGGTGTACATACGTGTGGTGGTACATATATAATAAATCATCTGTTGAATCAATCACTCCATAATTTTATAGATCTAGCGGCTGTATGGTACACACGGCTTATCCAAGGAAACTTTGAAGCCTCAATTAGGTCTCACCAATCATATTGTTTGTAGTAGATTCGATAAATATACTCCCTGTTCTCTTTGATGGATTTTACAGACATCTATCAGAAAGTGAATGTCGGGGCAGTATTTACCACATGATGATTGTACTTACAATAGGATTCATGTTTGTTGGCTCAAAAGGTTGGACTCACAGGCCCCATTGATAGAAGTTCAAAGGAGTACATTTGGTCATACAAGACCGATAAAATTTTTGTTATATGTGACAGAAGTAATAAAAGAAGCTCATGAGAGCAAATCATAGCCTTAACATAACTTACAATATGGCAGCCACAGCATTAAGATAAaatgagatatatatatatatatatatgagtggACAAACCTTGCAGGGCTCATTGGAGCCCAGGACCGCATGGGTGTTCTCATTCCATCATGCAAGGGTGTTGCTgcgaaaaaaaaaaggacaataaGGAAATGGAGTTTGTAAATCTAATAAAGATTTCACCGTGagaaaaggcaattaaaacaacATTAAGGTTTTGATTGGAAATATGTATGCTGGACGCTTATTACACGTGTCTTAAAATTTAGTATAGaataacatatatacatatgttatCAAAGAAATTATGCATGACCAACAGATCGTAAAATCATAATACAAGAAACCATCAGATAAGTACAAAATGAAGTAAAAATAGATTCTTCCAATCATCttatagaaatttaaaaatcagAAAACCATACAATGATCAAAATTCACTAGTAGATACTCAAGCAAACTTACCTCCAGGATCTCTCATTGGAGTCTGCATTGGATGCAGTGGCGTCCGTGATGGATGCATGGGTGTTTCACTACCCATACCATATCGCGATTCACTGGTGAAAATAAAGTTAAATCAGGAAAAAACATAATAATGTATCTAGCTAACATAAAACAAACATCCATGCAGTATTACCGGAATGGGGTTGCTATACTAGCTGTATCAGCGATATCTTCTCTCTTGACTGCAAATTTATAAATTGTCAGTCTGCAATTAAAAACAAGGATGAAGAGAATAAAGAAGCAAACTGGTTCTTACCTGTAACAATTTTCATTTGCGAATCCAACTCCACTCGCACCAATGAACCTGTAACCTCTTTAACACGGCCACGATATCCCTTCAAGGGGCCGGATTTTATTTTAATACATTTATTAACCAATGAATCGTGTCCTCTTCCACCTCTCTGTCGTCCACCAACTGCATCAGATTTCTTATGTGGTTTACTAAAGAACTCCAGTCCATAACAGAATATATCACTTACACAAAgagccatgaaaaaaaaaatgatgtaacATAGCAGCAAGACCAAGCCATACAATCTATTGGAGGTCCTCTAGGAGGCAGTCTTCTTGGGGACTGAAGAAACTGGGATGAAGATCTCAAACCACCAAATCTTGGGTCAACATGATCTAGGCCCTACAGCATAATCATCTATGCATCAAACATGATATCAACCAGTAATGTGTACGGACCAAAACCGGCACATCATATTTCAATAATCCTAGAACTACCAAAAGCACTAAAAACATACATTTCTATCATGATTTCCATGGGATCCACCTATGATTACACAGGACTGAGCTTTTGCGCAGATAAAACCAGCATGCTCAAGATGATGACGATCATAGATGAACAAGATCCCTTTATGTATATGTTCAACGGGACCTTGCTTCCCCTGGTTAAAAATAACAAATTTATGTCAAGAAGAAAACACCATAGATCAAATAATGAAATGAAAGCATCAACATCTTTTTTTTATTAGGTAATAAAATAAGGAACTAAATCTAACCTTGCAAGGTCCCTCAATAACCCTCACAACATCCTTAACTGACACTAGATTGTTTGACCGATCCTTAGCACTAGTTCGTCGTTCAACCTTGCTTTTTATCTCTCTCAATTTGACAAGAACCACCTCAGGTCTATCTGGTACTCCTTTAAGCACCTAAACACATGCAAAaagttagtttaaaaaaataataaaagagtcaTTACTACCATATGGAGTCCTCTTTCTTGCCTGAAATGCTTCACTTTCAACACGTATAATTACGCCAAAGGACATATTGCTGCACAACATTCAACAAGTGAATAAGACCAAAAGAAAAGGTTTGCCACTTCACATAACAAACCAACAATAAATAATAAACTTACTCTAGAAGCACCAGATCGTGTAACTCATAAGCCCCAATTCTTGTAAGCCCAGTAGTTATTTCAGAACTCTCCACAACATGGTCCGCAAAAACCCGAATCTGagtgagatttaaaaaaaaaaaaaaaacatcagcaGCAGAGAGAAAAATAATATCCAATATGAAATGCTTTTCCATGGTTATATTGTAAGAGAACAGCTTACATCTTCTTTTGTAGTGTCTGATAGGATGATTAAAACATGGCCCTCGACTTTTACCACCATACCAGTGGCACCTTCTTGAACACCAGAGACCACTTTTACATGGTCTCCTGGTTTAAAATACTTGCACAATTCCTTTTCGTTAAATGCCAATGTTTTCTGCAAAAAGAAATGCAATTTACTttccatttcttttcttttttttgaagttAGATGCTTAAACTAGACACTGAAAGTAGTAAGAACAAATAGTCAAGAAGTGATTACAGGCAACCCCGACATCTTTGGCCTGACATGAACAGTATCATCCTCGACTTTCTCAACCCATCCCATCAGATTTTTGAGATCACCACGAACAACTATAACAGCATCACCTTTCATGAAATGGCCTTTCTTCCTGTTTGCAAATAAAGTAGATAAACTAGCCAGATCCCCATCAGCATCATCTCCAGGCTTCCGAAATTTTTCGAGTTCATCGAATGTTGGCTGTATGTTTTGTGAACTAATTGATCTTATGGACACAGTTTTGTACAGAAATCCATCTTTGAACATCAATCCATCAACCATCTCAAAATATTCACCAGTATCTTTGTCCCTCCTCCGCTCAACCCGGATATGCATCTCCCTAACCAAAATTAACCCAAAAAATAAATGAGCATAACATTTTCTGGTCAAAATTCATCTAACAAACAAAATGAAGAATAAGAAACAAAATTGCCTTGCTTCATCAATGTTAAAAAAGCGCGGTGGAGGAACAAATGTCTTCTTCTTCGGAACCTCCCTTCCTTCCTGAAAATATATGATTTACATAAACATGCTTGAAAACAGTAAACAAAAATAATTGCAACCAACacaggagagagaggagaagggagaggagagaaatATAGAGAATTGGCAGAGCAAATTGACAGAATTAATCCAACAAAGCTCCAAGAAGAGCAgatcaccattcaaaataatgacTAGCTTAATTagtaattttgaataggattaagTATAATGCATTTGAAATGAAAAATAATGgatcatattaataaataaataaactagGTCAAAAATTTTCCTTGTTCAGCCAAGAAAACCAGTTTAATACATACACATATCAAGATGAAACAATATGATTTCTTTTCTACTCGTGTATTAAAAACATATTCATACCAATTTATTATCAGGTGGTTGAAAGGAAACTTGCACACACGTAACAAGGAAAAAGATGACTTTCTTTTTTATTCGAGTTTATTAAAAAAAGATTCATACCAGTTTATTGGCAATGGCTTGTAAATCAATTCTTGGGATTAGCTTGACTATAACTTTCTGGCGTACATTGTCAACATCAACAACCTGCAAGAGGAAAGGTTGGTTAGAAAAAGACGGATATAGAACACAAGACACAAGCTAGCAGTAAAGACAACCATACCTTAGCAAGATCTCCTTTATAGATTCCAATCTTCATCCGAACCCATGTATCCCTAGATAGATCAACAGTTTTGCTTTCAACTGATAGAACATCAGTCATTTCTTTTATTGGTACAAGCATAACTTTCGCTGAAGAGTATATATTCCGTAAACCTTTGCAAGCCTGAAAGCATAGAGGTCAGCAGCAACCTAAAATTTTCAAGAAGTGCCGAAAGAATATACTAACAAGATCTGTTCAGACCTCTTTAACATGAGCTTCTTTCTCTGCTTCGACGTATATATAGTTTTTAAGATGGTCCAATGCAATTACTGACCTAATCTGGAGATCTGACCTATCtataaatttttgcataaggCATATAGCTGTCTCACGCTCACGACCAATCTGGAAGACAATTTGAAAGATGTCAATTAATGGAAGCAAAAAATTAGGAAGACTGTGACTACTAAGCAAGATCAAGACTTAGACAAAAGAGCATAAACAGAGACAATCATACCGCGCATTTCACCATCCACAATTTTGGATCCTTGACTGATGGCAATAGAGCTTGCTGTTCAACATCAGTGGCATCCTCACCATATTCTACATGGCTTGACTTAGCATATCTTTCATATACTTGTCTCTCCATCTCTTCAACATCTTCTTGATCCTCTTGCATCATCATGGACGGGCGATGCACCCTTCTGCCTTCATCCTCATCAGGTATTTCAGCTCCAGCATCATTTATAAAATCTGCATTTGTCGCACCATTAgatatttattaatcaataagcAATATGAAGCGGAGAACATTACTAATTGAACAAAGGGATAAAATCCACTCAAGAGCCAGCACCACATAAATTGTTTTGCTGGCCCCATCCCCTTTCACTCCTCCATGGCCCCATCCTCATGCATTGCCTTCCACCCCATGTATGATTGTTCCCAAGCCCAACTCCACCAGGCCCATTCTGGTTTCTTCCAATTCCTAATCCCACAAAACTAAACCATAATCTCTTACCCCATATCTAGTATCTCATTAGCTAACTTACCCCATACCACCTGTCCTATTTTCCGATCCCATGTTGCTCTTAAGATCTTGCTGTTCCACAATGATGACTCATTCTTTGCAGGTCAGGCTTACAAACAATGATATAattattctcaataatttttttgcataggtTATATACTCAGTATACTCATTTAATTTCACGAATATTTATCTTTATATGGTTAGGCTGCTGAAGGGGCCAATCTGCAGGGCACCAAGGATTAAATGACGTTGATCTGAATATTAAAGAGATCTCCTGttgcttctcttaattattactgAAGTAGCGGAGGATAGATGAAAATTCTACCACTAATATGAAAAAGCTGGCCATATTGTTTTTTCTGATGACACTTTGTTTCTAATATCCTTTTGTTTCATTTGAAATTCATCTAGATCCTAAAGCACCAAATAGGCTGCCATTACTTGTCATCAACTACAAAAACCTATCTCACACAAAAGTTATTCTATTTCGTAGACATTTAGAAAATCAGGTGCaagttctttaaaaaaaaaaaaaaaaaaacacacatgTTTCTGCTTCAATCTCTGAATATAAGGCCAAGACCAAGAAAGCTCATGACTTATATTTGCAATCAAGGTTCAGTAATCACCCACTGACAATGttaacccccccccccctcccaaccctacaaaaaaaagaaaaaaaaaaaaggaaaaag
The DNA window shown above is from Elaeis guineensis isolate ETL-2024a chromosome 8, EG11, whole genome shotgun sequence and carries:
- the LOC105050078 gene encoding putative transcription elongation factor SPT5 homolog 1, which translates into the protein MGRGGRGDEEEEFDEEEDEEELEEEEEEDEGKVGRKRSRSQFIDDAAIEDEEEEEEEDDDEEDEDFGGDDRRGRRQRRRSGAEFFDLEAAVDSGEDEEEEEGEDDFINDAGAEIPDEDEGRRVHRPSMMMQEDQEDVEEMERQVYERYAKSSHVEYGEDATDVEQQALLPSVKDPKLWMVKCAIGRERETAICLMQKFIDRSDLQIRSVIALDHLKNYIYVEAEKEAHVKEACKGLRNIYSSAKVMLVPIKEMTDVLSVESKTVDLSRDTWVRMKIGIYKGDLAKVVDVDNVRQKVIVKLIPRIDLQAIANKLEGREVPKKKTFVPPPRFFNIDEAREMHIRVERRRDKDTGEYFEMVDGLMFKDGFLYKTVSIRSISSQNIQPTFDELEKFRKPGDDADGDLASLSTLFANRKKGHFMKGDAVIVVRGDLKNLMGWVEKVEDDTVHVRPKMSGLPKTLAFNEKELCKYFKPGDHVKVVSGVQEGATGMVVKVEGHVLIILSDTTKEDIRVFADHVVESSEITTGLTRIGAYELHDLVLLDNMSFGVIIRVESEAFQVLKGVPDRPEVVLVKLREIKSKVERRTSAKDRSNNLVSVKDVVRVIEGPCKGKQGPVEHIHKGILFIYDRHHLEHAGFICAKAQSCVIIGGSHGNHDRNGLDHVDPRFGGLRSSSQFLQSPRRLPPRGPPIDFGGRQRGGRGHDSLVNKCIKIKSGPLKGYRGRVKEVTGSLVRVELDSQMKIVTVKREDIADTASIATPFRESRYGMGSETPMHPSRTPLHPMQTPMRDPGATPLHDGMRTPMRSWAPMSPARDSWEDGNPATWGVSPQYQPATPPARPYEAPTPGSGWANTPGGYSESATPRESSYGSAPSPYVPSTPGGQPMTPSSASYLPGTPGGQPMTPGNVGLDIMSPTIGEGEGNWFMPDILVNVQRPGEDSHVGVIREVLMDGSCKVSLESAANKEIVTAHPTELEVVRPRKSDKIKIMNGSLRGVTGKLIGIDGSDGIVKLDDTYEVKILDMVILAKLATQ